One genomic region from Syngnathus typhle isolate RoL2023-S1 ecotype Sweden linkage group LG17, RoL_Styp_1.0, whole genome shotgun sequence encodes:
- the cenpx gene encoding centromere protein X: MAERDNEVTFKKETVAKLLSSFFKEDKTRLSQEATLLMAEMLKIFVEEAAVRSQKQAECDDCDRVDIEHFEKILPQLLLDF, encoded by the exons ATGGCGGAAAGAGACAATGAAGTTACGTTTAAGAAG GAGACGGTGGCCAAACTTCTGTCCAGCTTCTTCAAGGAAGACAAAACTAGAT TAAGCCAAGAGGCCACACTGCTTATGGCGGAGATGCTGAAAATATTTGTCGAAG AGGCAGCCGTGCGTTCTCAGAAACAAGCCGAATGTGATGACTGCGACCGAGTGGACATCGAGCACTTTGAGAAGATCCTGCCTCAGCTG ctGCTGGATTTCTAg
- the syngr2a gene encoding synaptogyrin-2a, translating into MQSNVYGAPLAGGTFDFEGFMKKPQTILRFLSWAFAIVVFATITAEGYVNSSVEPEPKCIFNQRESACSYGVGIGVLAFLACMAFLVLDAYFPQISNAKERKYIIISDLVFSAAWTFLWFICFCVLANQWSWTTSIAVPADAARAVVAFSFFSFLSWALLSYFAYERYRQGLSDLNQQYTDPAVDPSYPPAPYATSGGGPSGYQQSPFSQNQESPGEYQPPTY; encoded by the exons aTGCAAAGCAACGTTTATGGAGCCCCGCTGGCCGGTGGCACGTTCGACTTCGAGGGTTTTATGAAAAAGCCTCAAACGATTCTGCGATTTCTGAGTTGG GCCTTTGCCATAGTGGTGTTCGCTACCATCACGGCGGAGGGTTATGTCAACTCCTCCGTGGAGCCGGAGCCCAAGTGCATATTCAACCAGAGGGAGAGCGCATGCAGCTACGGTGTGGGCATTGGCGTGCTGGCCTTTTTAGCGTGCATGGCCTTCCTTGTCCTGGACGCCTACTTCCCGCAGATCAGTAACGCCAAGGAGAGGAAGTACATCATCATCAGTGATTTGGTCTTCTCAG CGGCTTGGACGTTCCTGTGGTTCATCTGCTTCTGCGTCCTGGCCAACCAGTGGTCGTGGACCACCAGCATTGCCGTGCCGGCTGATGCCGCTCGCGCCGTTGTGGCcttctctttcttctccttTCTCTCCTGG GCTCTGCTGTCCTACTTCGCCTACGAGAGGTATCGCCAAGGCTTGAGCGACTTAAACCAGCAGTACACGGACCCCGCCGTTGACCCATCGTACCCCCCAGCTCCTTATGCCACCAGCGGTGGCGGACCCTCGGGCTACCAGCAGTCCCCGTTCTCCCAGAACCAGGAGTCTCCTGGAGAGTACCAACCACCGACTTACTGA